One part of the Xanthocytophaga agilis genome encodes these proteins:
- a CDS encoding peptidylprolyl isomerase — MTAEIHTDKGVMKAMFFEEDAPGTVANFVKLAKQGYYDGVLFHRVVPNFVIQTGDPTGTGAGGPGYSIPCELTGNNQYHDRGVISMAHRGRDTGGSQFFICHNRMNTKGLDRHHTVFGKVIEGLDIIDEIRQGDRITKIVINED; from the coding sequence ATGACTGCAGAAATTCACACTGACAAAGGAGTAATGAAGGCCATGTTCTTCGAAGAAGATGCTCCTGGTACTGTTGCTAACTTTGTTAAACTGGCAAAACAAGGTTATTATGATGGCGTATTGTTTCATCGTGTAGTGCCAAACTTTGTAATACAAACCGGAGACCCAACAGGTACCGGAGCAGGTGGACCTGGTTACAGTATTCCTTGCGAACTAACAGGAAACAATCAATACCATGATCGTGGTGTGATCTCTATGGCTCATCGTGGCCGTGATACTGGTGGATCTCAATTCTTTATTTGTCATAACCGTATGAACACCAAAGGTCTGGATCGTCACCATACTGTTTTTGGTAAGGTTATTGAAGGTCTGGATATCATTGACGAGATACGTCAGGGAGATCGTATTACAAAAATCGTAATCAACGAAGACTAA
- a CDS encoding serine protease, producing the protein MITQEIQEQIESYVAEKMPAAEKASFEKMMQQDKHLAEAVRQHQVMVNSFATFSRRTKLKKQFDSFHKEWKEESKEQPFIYTYGVRAFWRNHMTTVAVAASVAVITVFSTIFMTNYLRSLEHQQVSNYAELKKENNHIKKRLSDISASLQQDVTTAADYAASATGFMISPNGYIVTNRHVVSGADEVYVESTNYENIRQRYKAKVIHKDQKLDLALLKISDSTFKPLAYMPYALNTRETDLGESVYTLAYPREDIVYGDGAISAHTGNDGDTSKYQISVPVNPGNSGAPLLDAKGNLVGIVTGKNPNEDGAAFAIKSKHLFTLVQEIPADSLLEPLTLPRKNYMHYLRRPDQIKKLQGLVFNVKVYKK; encoded by the coding sequence ATGATTACCCAGGAAATACAAGAACAAATTGAAAGCTATGTAGCCGAAAAGATGCCTGCAGCAGAGAAAGCATCATTCGAAAAAATGATGCAACAAGACAAACATCTCGCAGAGGCAGTCCGTCAACATCAGGTGATGGTAAATAGCTTTGCAACATTTAGCCGCCGGACTAAACTCAAAAAGCAGTTTGATTCCTTCCATAAAGAATGGAAAGAGGAAAGCAAAGAGCAACCTTTTATCTATACCTATGGTGTAAGGGCATTCTGGCGAAATCATATGACTACAGTAGCAGTAGCTGCCTCTGTAGCAGTTATTACTGTATTTAGTACTATCTTTATGACCAACTATCTGCGTTCACTGGAACATCAGCAGGTAAGTAATTACGCGGAGTTAAAGAAAGAAAACAATCATATTAAGAAAAGACTAAGCGATATTTCGGCTTCTCTACAACAGGATGTGACTACAGCAGCTGATTATGCAGCTAGTGCAACAGGTTTCATGATCTCTCCCAATGGCTACATTGTCACTAACCGACATGTAGTAAGTGGAGCAGATGAGGTATATGTAGAGTCTACAAATTATGAGAACATTCGCCAACGTTATAAAGCAAAAGTAATTCATAAAGATCAAAAGCTAGATCTGGCACTACTCAAGATATCAGATTCTACTTTTAAACCGTTGGCCTATATGCCGTATGCGTTAAATACTCGTGAGACAGATCTGGGAGAATCGGTTTATACACTAGCCTATCCACGAGAAGATATTGTATACGGAGATGGAGCGATCAGTGCCCATACAGGAAATGATGGAGACACTTCAAAATATCAAATATCGGTTCCAGTAAACCCTGGAAATAGTGGAGCACCTTTATTGGATGCGAAAGGGAATCTAGTAGGTATTGTTACAGGTAAAAATCCGAATGAAGATGGTGCAGCTTTTGCAATCAAGTCTAAACATTTGTTCACGTTGGTTCAGGAGATACCTGCAGATTCATTACTGGAGCCTCTGACTTTACCTAGAAAAAATTATATGCATTATCTGCGTCGTCCTGATCAGATTAAGAAATTGCAGGGACTCGTTTTTAATGTGAAGGTGTATAAAAAATAA
- a CDS encoding YfiT family bacillithiol transferase, giving the protein MDLEKLKYPIGKFDHFKSVSFTDVPEGIQIIESFPVKLSELVNKLTPEQLQTPYRPDGWTALQVVHHLADSHSNALIRFKLALTEENPVIKPYHENLWAELEDGKTTPVEVSLQWISALHKRWAILLRSMTESDFERTYFHPESKRTYPLKQVVSLYVWHCNHHYGHIESVLK; this is encoded by the coding sequence ATGGATTTAGAAAAGCTAAAGTATCCTATTGGAAAATTTGATCATTTTAAGTCAGTATCCTTTACAGATGTACCAGAAGGAATTCAGATCATTGAATCATTTCCTGTTAAGTTGTCTGAATTAGTAAACAAACTTACTCCTGAGCAATTACAAACGCCTTATAGACCAGATGGTTGGACTGCCTTACAGGTAGTACACCATCTGGCGGATAGTCATAGTAATGCATTAATACGCTTTAAGCTTGCATTAACAGAAGAAAACCCTGTCATAAAACCTTACCATGAAAATCTTTGGGCAGAGCTTGAGGATGGTAAAACAACACCTGTAGAGGTGTCCTTGCAATGGATATCTGCCCTGCATAAACGATGGGCTATTTTGCTGCGTTCTATGACAGAGTCCGATTTTGAACGGACATATTTTCATCCTGAAAGCAAAAGGACGTATCCATTAAAACAGGTAGTGTCACTATATGTCTGGCATTGTAACCATCATTATGGACATATTGAATCTGTATTAAAATAA
- a CDS encoding nuclease A inhibitor family protein, which produces MNTGENSENSLKQVLLQAAEDLYYPSESDEPFAYFEWDFNGTKPLNEIDVKRFAQQTRQTPVEIQSVDDFFKRVTEVKEWYHEEEIKLVDKFKILKEKIISNLSNVQVYKLGRKEIEAYIVGKTPTGKWAGLSTKLTET; this is translated from the coding sequence ATGAACACTGGGGAAAACAGCGAAAATAGTTTGAAACAGGTATTGCTGCAGGCTGCTGAAGACCTGTATTACCCAAGCGAATCCGATGAGCCGTTTGCTTACTTTGAATGGGATTTTAATGGAACCAAACCTTTGAATGAGATAGATGTGAAACGATTTGCTCAGCAGACACGTCAAACTCCTGTTGAGATACAATCTGTAGACGATTTCTTTAAACGTGTAACAGAAGTAAAGGAATGGTATCACGAAGAAGAAATAAAACTGGTTGATAAGTTTAAGATCCTTAAAGAAAAGATTATTTCAAATCTTAGCAATGTGCAGGTATATAAGTTAGGTCGTAAGGAGATCGAAGCCTATATTGTAGGCAAAACTCCAACCGGTAAATGGGCTGGTTTGTCTACAAAGCTTACAGAGACTTAA
- the dnaB gene encoding replicative DNA helicase codes for MLERPGKPVKKAFSESPRNTRLGAPRFLDADLGKLPPQAPELEEAVLGALMLEKDALTTVIDMLKPDSFYKDSHQEIYRAILDLFAQSEPVDLLTVTEKLREMGKIEMVGGVAYIAQLTNRVNSAANIEAHARIIGEKAIKRELISQASEILKHAYEDTTDVFNLMDFAEQGLFQISESNIRKKVAGMRDLMQIAIKELEAKKDRKDGLTGIPSGFSALDRVTSGWQRSDLIILAARPAMGKTAFVLSALRNAAVMFNMPVAIFSLEMSAVQLVNRLISGEAELESEKIKKGNLAAYEWEQLHAKIRNLEAAPIYIDDTPALSILELRAKCRRLKAQHDIQCIIIDYLQLMSGDSGGKGGGNREQEVAQISRALKGLAKELNVPVIALSQLSRAVETRGGDKRPQLSDLRESGSIEQDADMVAFLYRPEYYGITQDENGNPTTNMGEVIIAKHRNGSLENVPLKFIGKYTKFSDWDGAESFTNLASLPSSGIIPNEFDEDLPNGTIRLGSKANNLPPQMPPESLGDEPPF; via the coding sequence ATGTTAGAACGTCCTGGAAAACCTGTGAAAAAAGCCTTTTCTGAGAGTCCTCGCAATACTCGCCTTGGAGCACCACGCTTTTTGGATGCTGATCTTGGTAAATTACCTCCACAGGCTCCTGAACTGGAAGAAGCTGTACTAGGTGCCCTAATGCTGGAAAAAGATGCACTGACAACAGTTATTGACATGCTGAAACCAGATAGCTTTTATAAGGATTCCCACCAGGAAATCTATAGAGCTATTCTGGATCTGTTTGCACAATCAGAGCCTGTTGACTTGTTGACAGTGACAGAGAAACTTCGGGAAATGGGCAAAATTGAAATGGTTGGTGGGGTGGCTTATATTGCCCAGTTAACCAATAGAGTCAACTCTGCTGCAAACATTGAAGCGCATGCCCGTATTATTGGTGAAAAAGCGATCAAGCGTGAATTGATTTCTCAGGCATCTGAAATATTGAAACATGCCTACGAAGACACTACAGATGTCTTTAATCTGATGGACTTTGCCGAACAGGGACTCTTTCAAATCTCAGAATCTAATATCCGTAAAAAAGTAGCAGGTATGCGAGACCTGATGCAAATTGCGATTAAAGAACTGGAAGCCAAAAAAGACCGTAAAGATGGTCTGACAGGTATCCCTTCTGGCTTTAGCGCACTGGATCGGGTAACCTCAGGCTGGCAGCGTTCTGACTTGATTATTCTGGCAGCTCGTCCGGCAATGGGAAAGACGGCCTTTGTACTTTCTGCATTACGAAATGCAGCGGTTATGTTTAATATGCCAGTTGCTATTTTCTCCCTGGAGATGTCCGCGGTTCAATTAGTGAATCGTCTGATTTCAGGGGAAGCAGAACTGGAAAGTGAGAAAATAAAGAAAGGAAATCTTGCTGCGTATGAATGGGAACAACTACATGCCAAGATTCGCAATCTTGAAGCTGCTCCTATTTATATTGATGATACGCCGGCACTCTCTATTCTTGAGTTACGTGCCAAATGTCGCCGTCTGAAAGCACAACATGATATTCAATGTATTATCATTGACTACTTGCAGCTAATGAGTGGTGATTCCGGAGGAAAAGGGGGAGGAAACCGTGAACAGGAGGTTGCTCAGATTTCCCGGGCTCTAAAAGGTCTGGCCAAAGAGCTTAACGTACCTGTTATCGCTCTTTCTCAGTTGAGTCGTGCAGTAGAAACGCGGGGTGGGGATAAACGACCACAACTTTCTGACTTACGGGAATCGGGTTCTATCGAACAGGATGCCGATATGGTGGCCTTTCTGTATCGTCCTGAATATTATGGCATTACTCAGGATGAAAATGGAAATCCAACTACCAATATGGGGGAAGTAATTATTGCCAAACACAGGAATGGATCGCTGGAAAACGTACCATTGAAATTTATAGGTAAATACACCAAGTTTTCTGACTGGGATGGTGCTGAATCATTTACTAATCTGGCGTCATTGCCTAGTTCTGGAATAATTCCGAATGAATTTGATGAAGACCTGCCAAACGGTACCATTCGTCTGGGTAGTAAGGCAAACAATCTGCCACCACAAATGCCACCTGAATCATTGGGAGACGAACCTCCGTTTTAA